A stretch of the Erinaceus europaeus chromosome 23, mEriEur2.1, whole genome shotgun sequence genome encodes the following:
- the SIN3B gene encoding paired amphipathic helix protein Sin3b isoform X1 → MAQAGGSPGGRGPSGARWGRAGGAHEKLPVHVEDALTYLDQVKIRFGSDPATYNGFLEIMKEFKSHSIDTPGVIRRVSLLFHEHPDLIVGFNAFLPLGYRIDIPRGGEKEGAHGPGEAAEGPRPPGRERGREPGPLEADSVEFSNAISYVNKIKTRFLDHPEVYRSFLEVLHTYQKEQLGAKGRTFRGMSEEEVFTEVANLFRGQEDLLSEFGQFLPEAKRSLFTGGGPCELSGGGARSEPEKGLEHSKKRARPSLLRPVSAPAKKKMKLRGTKDLSLAAVGKYGTLQEFSFFDKVRRVLRSQEVYENFLRCIALFNQELVSGSELLQLVSPFLGKFPELFAQFKSFLGVKELAGAPALERAGAAGREVDYASCKRIGSSYRALPKTYQQPRCSGRTAICKEVRGAGGRPTANSHCKLRTDVTAGGLSPAPHCPPQVLNDTWVSFPSWSEDSTFVSSKKTPYEEQLHRCEDERFELDVVLETNLATIRVLESVQKKLARMAPEDQDRFRLDDCLGGTSEVIQRRAVHRIYGDKAPDIIESLKKNPSAAVPVVLKRLKAKEEEWREAQQGFNKVWREQYEKAYLKSLDHQAVNFKQNDTKALRSKSLLNEIESVYDEHQEQHSEGRGAPASEPHLIFVYEDRQVLEDAAGLIGFYVQRQPAIQKEDQATMQHLLLRFLPGLFFSQRLDPVAAAGAAASEESTGPSAPTPESPAERDRGDRRKGAPGSPPAPPPAPEKGSPRDTPPAPAGPAPASEQPASPPPPPPPPPPPPPPADDVYSLLFANNNWYFFLRLHQTLCARLLRIYRQAQRQLLEHRAEQERLRLLGPGRRERASDPAMELRLKQPSEVELEEYYPAFLDMVRSLLDGSLDPTQYEDALREMFTIHAYVGFTMDKLVQSVARQLHHLVSDDVCLKVVELYLTERPRGAAGGSLSSRCARAARETSYQWRAERCMADENCFKVMFLQRKGQVIMTMELLDTEEAQAEDPVEVQHLARYVEQYVGPEGAAGSPRDGFLLKPVFLQRNLRRFRRWQCAQVRALRGAPGAWRRLVGVESACGLDCRFRLGSHKMLFAAAAEDYMYRRGTLGRARQVQPLVLLRHHRHFEAWHGRWLARHVSPEAAGLAQDWLMGEAAADLLPCTTLREPARLHGLPVTRYRVHFPRRPASP, encoded by the exons ATGGCGCAGGCTGGCGGCAGccccgggggccgggggccgagCGGGGCGCGCTGGGGACGCGCGGGGGGCGCCCACGAGAAGCTGCCGGTGCAC gtggaagaCGCTCTCACCTACCTGGACCAGGTCAAGATCCGCTTTGGCAGCGACCCTGCCACCTACAACGGCTTCCTGGAGATCATGAAAGAGTTCAAGAGCCACAG CATTGATACCCCAGGGGTCATCCGCCGGGTCTCGCTCCTCTTCCACGAGCACCCCGACCTCATCGTGGGGTTCAACGCCTTTCTGCCCCTCGGCTACCGCATCGACATCCCTCGGGGCGGCGAGAAG GAGGGCGCGCACGGCCCCGGGGAGGCCGCCGAGGGGCCGAGGCCGCCGGGCCGGGAGCGCGGCCGGGAGCCGGGGCCGCTGGAGGCCGACTCGGTGGAGTTCAGCAACGCCATCAGCTATGTGAACAAGATCAAGACGCGCTTCCTGGACCACCCCGAGGTCTACCGCTCCTTCCTGGAGGTGCTGCACACCTACCAG aaggAGCAGCTGGGCGCCAAGGGCCGGACGTTCCGGGGCATGTCGGAGGAGGAGGTCTTCACGGAGGTGGCCAACCTCTTCCGGGGCCAGGAGGACCTGCTGTCCGAGTTCGGACAGTTCCTGCCCGAGGCTAAGCGCTCGCTG ttCACGGGTGGCGGCCCCTGTGAGCTGAGCGGCGGCGGCGCCAGGAGCGAGCCCGAGAAGGGGCTGGAGCACAGCAAGAAGCGCGCCCGGCCCTCCCTGCTGCGGCCCGTGTCTGCGCCTGCCAAG AAAAAGATGAAGCTGCGGGGCACCAAGGACCTGTCGCTGGCCGCGGTGGGCAAGTACGGCACGCTGCAGGAGTTCTCCTTCTTCGACAag GTGCGCCGCGTGCTGCGGAGCCAGGAGGTTTACGAGAACTTCCTGCGCTGCATCGCGCTCTTCAACCAGGAGCTGGTGTCGGGCTCCGAGCTGCTGCAGCTGGTCAGCCCCTTCCTGGG CAAGTTCCCGGAGCTGTTCGCGCAGTTCAAGTCCTTCCTGGGCGTGAAGGAGCTGGCGGGGGCGCCGGCGCTGGAGCGCGCGGGGGCCGCGGGCCGCGAGGTGGACTACGCCTCCTGCAAGCGCATCGGCTCCAGCTACCGCGCGCTGCCCAAGACCTACCAGCAGCCGCGCTGCAGCGGCCGCACCGCCATCTGTAAGGAGGTACGGGGCGCAGGCGGGCGGCCCACTGCAAACTCCCACTGCAAACTCAGGACAGACGTGACAGCCGGTGGCCTGTCCCCGGCGCCCCACTGCCCCCCACAGGTGCTCAACGACACCTGGGTGTCCTTCCCCTCCTGGTCCGAGGACTCCACCTTCGTCAGCTCCAAGAAGACGCCCTACGAGGAGCAGCTGCACCGCTGCGAGGACGAGCGCTTCGAG CTGGACGTGGTCCTGGAGACCAACCTGGCCACCATCCGCGTGCTGGAGAGCGTGCAGAAGAAACTCGCCCGCATGGCGCCCGAGGACCAGGACCGCTTCCGGCTGGACGACTGTCTGGGCGGCACCTCCGAGGTCATCCAGCGCCGCGCCGTGCACCGCATCTACGGCGACAAGGCCCCCGACATCATCGAGAGCCTCAAGAAGAACCCCAGCGCCGCCGTGCCCGTGGTGCTCAAGAG GCTCAAGGCCAAGGAGGAGGAGTGGCGGGAGGCCCAGCAGGGCTTCAACAAGGTGTGGCGCGAGCAGTACGAGAAGGCCTACCTCAAGTCGCTGGACCACCAGGCCGTGAACTTCAAGCAGAACGACACCAAGGCGCTGCGCTCCAAGAGCCTGCTCAACGAGATCGAGAGCGTCTACGACGAG caccAGGAGCAGCACTCGGAGGGCCGCGGCGCCCCGGCCAGCGAGCCGCACCTCATCTTCGTGTACGAGGACCGCCAGGTCCTGGAGGACGCGGCCGGCCTCATCGGCTTCTACGTGCAGCGCCAGCCGGCCATCCAGAAGGAGGACCAGGCCACCATGCAGCACCTGCTCCTACGCTTCCTGCCTGGCCTCTTCTTCTCCCAGCGCCTCGACCCCGTCGCCGCCGCGGGTGCAGCCGCCTCCGAGGAGTCCACCGGGCCTTCCGCACCCACCCCCGAGTCCCCCGCAGAACGCGATCGCGGCGACCGCAGAAAGGGGGCACCCGGCAGCCCCCCGGCTCCACCGCCGGCCCCGGAGAAGGGGTCCCCCCGGGACACGCCCCCCGCGCCTGCGGGCCCCGCCCCCGCCTCCGAGCAGCCCGcctccccgccgccgccgccgccccccccgcccccgcccccgccgcctgcGGACGACGTGTACAGCCTGCTGTTCGCCAACAACAACTGGTACTTCTTCCTGCGGCTGCACCAGACGCTGTGCGCGCGGCTGCTGCGCATCTACCGCCAGGCGCAGCGACAGCTGCTGGAGCACCGCGCCGAGCAGGAGCGGCTCCGCTTGCTGGGCCCCGGCCGCCGCGAGCGCGCCAGCGACCCGGCCATGGAACTGCGTCTCAAGCAGCCGA GCGAGGTGGAGCTGGAGGAGTACTACCCCGCCTTCCTGGACATGGTGCGCAGCCTGCTGGACGGCAGCCTGGACCCCACGCAGTACGAGGACGCGCTGCGCGAGATGTTCACCATCCACGCCTACGTGGGCTTCACCATGGACAAGCTGGTGCAGAGCGTCGCCCGCCAG cTGCACCACCTGGTGAGTGACGACGTGTGCCTGAAGGTGGTGGAGCTCTACCTCACCGAGCGGCCCCGGGGGGCGGCTGGCGGCAGCCTCTCCTCCCGCTGCGCCCGCGCCGCCCGTGAGACCAGCTACCAGTGGCGGGCGGAGCGCTGCATGGCGGACGAGAACTGCTTCAAG GTGATGTTCCTCCAGCGGAAGGGCCAGGTGATCATGACCATGGAGCTGCTGGACACGGAGGAGGCGCAGGCGGAGGACCCTGTGGAAGTCCAG CATCTGGCGCGCTATGTGGAGCAGTACGTGGGCCCCGAGGGCGCGGCCGGCTCGCCCCGCGATGGCTTCCTGCTCAAGCCCGTGTTCCTGCAGAG GAACCTGCGGCGCTTCCGGCGCTGGCAGTGCGCCCAGGTGCGGGCCCTGCGCGGGGCCCCGGGCGCGTGGCGGCGGCTGGTGGGCGTGGAGAGCGCGTGCGGCCTGGACTGCCGCTTCCGCCTGGGctcccacaagatgctgttcgcCGCGGCCGCCGAGGACTACATGTACCGGCGCGGCACGCTCGGCAGGGCCCGCCAG GTGCAGCCCCTGGtgctgctgcgccaccaccggcaCTTCGAGGCCTGGCACGGGCGCTGGCTGGCGCGGCACGTGTCGCCGGAGGCGGCGGGGCTGGCGCAGGACTGGCTGATGGGCGAGGCGGCCGCCGACCTGCTGCCCTGCACCACCCTGCGGGAGCCCGCCCGCCTGCACGGGCTGCCCGTCACCCGCTACCGCGTGCACTTCCCGCGCCGCCCCGCCTcgccctga
- the SIN3B gene encoding paired amphipathic helix protein Sin3b isoform X2: MAQAGGSPGGRGPSGARWGRAGGAHEKLPVHVEDALTYLDQVKIRFGSDPATYNGFLEIMKEFKSHSIDTPGVIRRVSLLFHEHPDLIVGFNAFLPLGYRIDIPRGGEKEGAHGPGEAAEGPRPPGRERGREPGPLEADSVEFSNAISYVNKIKTRFLDHPEVYRSFLEVLHTYQKEQLGAKGRTFRGMSEEEVFTEVANLFRGQEDLLSEFGQFLPEAKRSLFTGGGPCELSGGGARSEPEKGLEHSKKRARPSLLRPVSAPAKKKMKLRGTKDLSLAAVGKYGTLQEFSFFDKVRRVLRSQEVYENFLRCIALFNQELVSGSELLQLVSPFLGKFPELFAQFKSFLGVKELAGAPALERAGAAGREVDYASCKRIGSSYRALPKTYQQPRCSGRTAICKEVLNDTWVSFPSWSEDSTFVSSKKTPYEEQLHRCEDERFELDVVLETNLATIRVLESVQKKLARMAPEDQDRFRLDDCLGGTSEVIQRRAVHRIYGDKAPDIIESLKKNPSAAVPVVLKRLKAKEEEWREAQQGFNKVWREQYEKAYLKSLDHQAVNFKQNDTKALRSKSLLNEIESVYDEHQEQHSEGRGAPASEPHLIFVYEDRQVLEDAAGLIGFYVQRQPAIQKEDQATMQHLLLRFLPGLFFSQRLDPVAAAGAAASEESTGPSAPTPESPAERDRGDRRKGAPGSPPAPPPAPEKGSPRDTPPAPAGPAPASEQPASPPPPPPPPPPPPPPADDVYSLLFANNNWYFFLRLHQTLCARLLRIYRQAQRQLLEHRAEQERLRLLGPGRRERASDPAMELRLKQPSEVELEEYYPAFLDMVRSLLDGSLDPTQYEDALREMFTIHAYVGFTMDKLVQSVARQLHHLVSDDVCLKVVELYLTERPRGAAGGSLSSRCARAARETSYQWRAERCMADENCFKVMFLQRKGQVIMTMELLDTEEAQAEDPVEVQHLARYVEQYVGPEGAAGSPRDGFLLKPVFLQRNLRRFRRWQCAQVRALRGAPGAWRRLVGVESACGLDCRFRLGSHKMLFAAAAEDYMYRRGTLGRARQVQPLVLLRHHRHFEAWHGRWLARHVSPEAAGLAQDWLMGEAAADLLPCTTLREPARLHGLPVTRYRVHFPRRPASP, encoded by the exons ATGGCGCAGGCTGGCGGCAGccccgggggccgggggccgagCGGGGCGCGCTGGGGACGCGCGGGGGGCGCCCACGAGAAGCTGCCGGTGCAC gtggaagaCGCTCTCACCTACCTGGACCAGGTCAAGATCCGCTTTGGCAGCGACCCTGCCACCTACAACGGCTTCCTGGAGATCATGAAAGAGTTCAAGAGCCACAG CATTGATACCCCAGGGGTCATCCGCCGGGTCTCGCTCCTCTTCCACGAGCACCCCGACCTCATCGTGGGGTTCAACGCCTTTCTGCCCCTCGGCTACCGCATCGACATCCCTCGGGGCGGCGAGAAG GAGGGCGCGCACGGCCCCGGGGAGGCCGCCGAGGGGCCGAGGCCGCCGGGCCGGGAGCGCGGCCGGGAGCCGGGGCCGCTGGAGGCCGACTCGGTGGAGTTCAGCAACGCCATCAGCTATGTGAACAAGATCAAGACGCGCTTCCTGGACCACCCCGAGGTCTACCGCTCCTTCCTGGAGGTGCTGCACACCTACCAG aaggAGCAGCTGGGCGCCAAGGGCCGGACGTTCCGGGGCATGTCGGAGGAGGAGGTCTTCACGGAGGTGGCCAACCTCTTCCGGGGCCAGGAGGACCTGCTGTCCGAGTTCGGACAGTTCCTGCCCGAGGCTAAGCGCTCGCTG ttCACGGGTGGCGGCCCCTGTGAGCTGAGCGGCGGCGGCGCCAGGAGCGAGCCCGAGAAGGGGCTGGAGCACAGCAAGAAGCGCGCCCGGCCCTCCCTGCTGCGGCCCGTGTCTGCGCCTGCCAAG AAAAAGATGAAGCTGCGGGGCACCAAGGACCTGTCGCTGGCCGCGGTGGGCAAGTACGGCACGCTGCAGGAGTTCTCCTTCTTCGACAag GTGCGCCGCGTGCTGCGGAGCCAGGAGGTTTACGAGAACTTCCTGCGCTGCATCGCGCTCTTCAACCAGGAGCTGGTGTCGGGCTCCGAGCTGCTGCAGCTGGTCAGCCCCTTCCTGGG CAAGTTCCCGGAGCTGTTCGCGCAGTTCAAGTCCTTCCTGGGCGTGAAGGAGCTGGCGGGGGCGCCGGCGCTGGAGCGCGCGGGGGCCGCGGGCCGCGAGGTGGACTACGCCTCCTGCAAGCGCATCGGCTCCAGCTACCGCGCGCTGCCCAAGACCTACCAGCAGCCGCGCTGCAGCGGCCGCACCGCCATCTGTAAGGAG GTGCTCAACGACACCTGGGTGTCCTTCCCCTCCTGGTCCGAGGACTCCACCTTCGTCAGCTCCAAGAAGACGCCCTACGAGGAGCAGCTGCACCGCTGCGAGGACGAGCGCTTCGAG CTGGACGTGGTCCTGGAGACCAACCTGGCCACCATCCGCGTGCTGGAGAGCGTGCAGAAGAAACTCGCCCGCATGGCGCCCGAGGACCAGGACCGCTTCCGGCTGGACGACTGTCTGGGCGGCACCTCCGAGGTCATCCAGCGCCGCGCCGTGCACCGCATCTACGGCGACAAGGCCCCCGACATCATCGAGAGCCTCAAGAAGAACCCCAGCGCCGCCGTGCCCGTGGTGCTCAAGAG GCTCAAGGCCAAGGAGGAGGAGTGGCGGGAGGCCCAGCAGGGCTTCAACAAGGTGTGGCGCGAGCAGTACGAGAAGGCCTACCTCAAGTCGCTGGACCACCAGGCCGTGAACTTCAAGCAGAACGACACCAAGGCGCTGCGCTCCAAGAGCCTGCTCAACGAGATCGAGAGCGTCTACGACGAG caccAGGAGCAGCACTCGGAGGGCCGCGGCGCCCCGGCCAGCGAGCCGCACCTCATCTTCGTGTACGAGGACCGCCAGGTCCTGGAGGACGCGGCCGGCCTCATCGGCTTCTACGTGCAGCGCCAGCCGGCCATCCAGAAGGAGGACCAGGCCACCATGCAGCACCTGCTCCTACGCTTCCTGCCTGGCCTCTTCTTCTCCCAGCGCCTCGACCCCGTCGCCGCCGCGGGTGCAGCCGCCTCCGAGGAGTCCACCGGGCCTTCCGCACCCACCCCCGAGTCCCCCGCAGAACGCGATCGCGGCGACCGCAGAAAGGGGGCACCCGGCAGCCCCCCGGCTCCACCGCCGGCCCCGGAGAAGGGGTCCCCCCGGGACACGCCCCCCGCGCCTGCGGGCCCCGCCCCCGCCTCCGAGCAGCCCGcctccccgccgccgccgccgccccccccgcccccgcccccgccgcctgcGGACGACGTGTACAGCCTGCTGTTCGCCAACAACAACTGGTACTTCTTCCTGCGGCTGCACCAGACGCTGTGCGCGCGGCTGCTGCGCATCTACCGCCAGGCGCAGCGACAGCTGCTGGAGCACCGCGCCGAGCAGGAGCGGCTCCGCTTGCTGGGCCCCGGCCGCCGCGAGCGCGCCAGCGACCCGGCCATGGAACTGCGTCTCAAGCAGCCGA GCGAGGTGGAGCTGGAGGAGTACTACCCCGCCTTCCTGGACATGGTGCGCAGCCTGCTGGACGGCAGCCTGGACCCCACGCAGTACGAGGACGCGCTGCGCGAGATGTTCACCATCCACGCCTACGTGGGCTTCACCATGGACAAGCTGGTGCAGAGCGTCGCCCGCCAG cTGCACCACCTGGTGAGTGACGACGTGTGCCTGAAGGTGGTGGAGCTCTACCTCACCGAGCGGCCCCGGGGGGCGGCTGGCGGCAGCCTCTCCTCCCGCTGCGCCCGCGCCGCCCGTGAGACCAGCTACCAGTGGCGGGCGGAGCGCTGCATGGCGGACGAGAACTGCTTCAAG GTGATGTTCCTCCAGCGGAAGGGCCAGGTGATCATGACCATGGAGCTGCTGGACACGGAGGAGGCGCAGGCGGAGGACCCTGTGGAAGTCCAG CATCTGGCGCGCTATGTGGAGCAGTACGTGGGCCCCGAGGGCGCGGCCGGCTCGCCCCGCGATGGCTTCCTGCTCAAGCCCGTGTTCCTGCAGAG GAACCTGCGGCGCTTCCGGCGCTGGCAGTGCGCCCAGGTGCGGGCCCTGCGCGGGGCCCCGGGCGCGTGGCGGCGGCTGGTGGGCGTGGAGAGCGCGTGCGGCCTGGACTGCCGCTTCCGCCTGGGctcccacaagatgctgttcgcCGCGGCCGCCGAGGACTACATGTACCGGCGCGGCACGCTCGGCAGGGCCCGCCAG GTGCAGCCCCTGGtgctgctgcgccaccaccggcaCTTCGAGGCCTGGCACGGGCGCTGGCTGGCGCGGCACGTGTCGCCGGAGGCGGCGGGGCTGGCGCAGGACTGGCTGATGGGCGAGGCGGCCGCCGACCTGCTGCCCTGCACCACCCTGCGGGAGCCCGCCCGCCTGCACGGGCTGCCCGTCACCCGCTACCGCGTGCACTTCCCGCGCCGCCCCGCCTcgccctga